DNA from Marinagarivorans cellulosilyticus:
ATTGCGCACAGCACTTTTAGCGGGGTTGGAAGCATTAACCGAAGTGACCCGCAATGGCGACGACGCCAGCGCGATCGATGCCATTGTGAACCTTAGCTTTGCCGGCGTGGATGGCGAAACATTATTAACCGCTTTGCGCGATTTAGCTGTTTCGACAGGTTCGGCGTGCACATCGGCTAGCGTTGAGCCTTCGTATGTATTAAGTGCGTTGGGGGTGTCGCCAACATTGGCACATGCATCATTGCGCTTTAGTTTTGGCCGCTATACCACGGTGGCAGACGTTGAATATGCAGCGCAAAAAATTGTGGCGACAGTAACTACACTGCGCGCCAGACGATAAATATTAGGTACCTTTATTATGTCGCAAGAACAAATCGACGATGCCATCAGCAAAGAGTACGCCGCCGGGTTTGTCTCGAACATCGAGTCCGATACGCTAGCAGCAGGCTTGACCGAAGATGTGATTCGCTTCATTTCGGCTAAAAAGAACGAACCCGAATGGATGCTTGAGTGGCGTTTAAAGGCCTATAACGTCTGGTTAGAAATGGACGAGCCCGAGTGGGCACACGTCGATTACCCTAACATTGATTTTAACGAGATATCCTATTATTCGGCACCTAAAAGCATGGCCGATGGCCCGAAAAGCCTCGACGAGGTGGACCCAGATCTTATCGATACTTACAACAAGTTAGGCATTCCGTTACACGAACAGCAAATGCTGGCTGGCGTTGCTGTAGATGCTGTATTTGATTCGGTATCGGTTGCCACCACGTTTCGCGAAAACCTCAAAGAAGCAGGTGTAATTTTTTGTCCTATTTCAGAGGCTGTGCACGAATACCCCGAGCTTATTAAAAAGTATTTGGGTACCGTTGTTCCCGTTAAAGATAACTTCTATTCGGCGCTTAATTGTGCGGTTTTTAGTGATGGCTCGTTTGTTTATATTCCCAAGGGCGTTAAATGCCCCATGGAGTTATCGACCTACTTCCGTATTAACGAAGCTAAAACAGGGCAGTTCGAGCGCACTTTAATTATTGCCGACGAAGGCAGCGAAGTAAGCTACCTAGAGGGTTGTACTGCGCCAATGCGCGATGAAAACCAGCTGCACGCAGCGGTGGTTGAATTGGTATGTTTGGATAACGCCAAAATTAAATATTCCACTGTACAAAACTGGTACCCCGGCGATGCCGAGGGCAAAGGCGGCATTTATAACTTTGTTACAAAGCGTGGAATTGCGCATACCAATGCACGTATTTCGTGGACGCAAGTGGAAACGGGTTCTGCAGTAACCTGGAAATACCCAAGCTGTATATTAAAAGGCGATAACAGTGTGGGCGAATTTTATTCGGTAGCGCTGACTAATAATTATCAGCAGGCTGATACCGGCACCAAAATGATTCACCTCGGTAAAAACACGCGCTCGACCATTATTAGTAAAGGTATTTCTGCTGGTAAAAGCTCCAACGCCTACCGCGGCTTGGTGCGTTTTAATGCCGGCGCTGATGGCGCGCGTAACTTTACCCAATGCGACTCCCTATTAATTGGTAGCGAATGTGCAGCGCACACCTTCCCGTATATCGAAAGTAAAAACCCTAATGCCGTGGTCGAGCACGAAGCAACAACCTCAAAGGTGAGCGAAGACCAGTTGTATTTGTGTAAGCAGCGGGGGATTGATGCCGAAAAAGCTGTTTCGATGATTGTGAACGGTTTTTGTAAAGAAGTATTTAAAGAGCTACCCATGGAATTTGCTGTGGAAGCCGGTAAGTTATTGGAAGTTAGCCTCGAAGGTTCAGTCGGTTAATTGTTAATTTTATGTTGCTGGGCTTTGTGCGCAGCATTTGGCGATTGAAGCATTAATCGGCCGTATTGTGAGAATATATTTATGTTGAAGATTGAAAACCTACAAGCCAGCGTTACCGAAAAGTCCATTTTAAAAGGCTTAAATCTCACCATTAAACCCGGTGAAGTTCACGCCATCATGGGCCCAAACGGGGCAGGTAAAAGTACTTTAGGCCATGTTCTGGCCGGGCGTGATGGCTACGAAGTTACTGGTGGTAGCGCTACCTTAGAAGGTAAAAACTTACTCGAATTAGAGTGTGAAGAGCGCGCCCGTGAAGGTTTATTTTTGGCTTTCCAATACCCCGTAGAAATTCCCGGTGTTAGCAATATGGAATTTTTAAAAGCTTCGGTCGATGCCGTAAGAGCACACCGCGAATTGCCCGCCTTAGACGCTGTTAATTTTATGAAGAAAGCGCGCGAAGCCTGTAAAGCGGTTAATCTTGATCAGCAATTTTTAAAACGCGGTGTCAACGAGGGTTTTTCTGGCGGTGAGAAAAAGCGCAACGAAATTATGCAAATGATGTTGCTAGAGCCTAAGCTTGCCATTCTAGACGAAACCGATTCCGGCTTGGATATTGATGCATTGCAAGTGGTGGCTAATGGGGTCAATGCACTGCGCAGCCCAGAGCGCTCTTTTATTGTGGTTACCCACTACCAGCGTTTGCTTGATTACATCGTGCCAGATTATGTGCACGTCTTAGCCGATGGCAAAATTGTAAAATCGGGCGATAAATCGTTGGCGCTTGAGCTAGAAGAAAAAGGTTACGGCTGGTTGGAAGGCGGAGCTGCATAATGACCGCCGTATCGCAACATTCCGCTATAGAGCAAGGCCTAGCCCTTGCTACCGAAACATCCGTTCACTCGGCAACGCAAACGCGCGCGCGCGAAGCTTGGGCACAAAGCCCTTGGCCAACCCGCAAAACCGAAGCGTGGAAATATACCCCGGTTAAGGCTATTGCCGATGGCAATTTTATTGCGCCGCCAGCTAGCCCACCTGTTACTGAAGGTGTGGCTGATATTTTTGCCATTGATGGGCTTAACGCCCTCGACCTGGTTTTTGTAGATGGTCAATTCCAAGCGAGTTTATCAACCGATTTAACAGCGCTACCAGCAGGGCTAAGCGTGATTGCACTTGCCGATGCCTCAGAGCAGGTTCGCAGTCAGTATTTTAATAAAGCCGCTGGCGAGCACGCGACTTTATTTGGCGAGCTAAACACTGCCGCTATTCGCGAAGGCTTTGTGGTTGAAGTCGCCAAAAATGCAGATATTAAGCAGCCTATTCATATCGTGAATGTGGCGACTCAAGCGCAAGCCTGTATGGCAACGGCGCGGGTTTTGTGGCTGCAAGCGCCTAGCAGTCGCGCAACCTTGGTAGAGCATTTTACCAGTTGTGAAGGTTCAAAGGTTTTAACCAATAGCATCACCGAATTCTTTGTGGGTGAAAACGCCGAGTGCAATCATTACCGCTTGCACTTAGAAAGCGAAGAAAACCTGCATATTGGCGGCGTTTATAGTCAGATAGAAAAAAGTGCGCGCCTAAATAGCTTTTATTTGGCGATGGGTGCAAACCTTCAGCGTGTTGATGTAGTGACTCAGTTTGAAGGCGAAGGTGCAGAGGCTATAAACAACGGCGTGTACTTGCCGCGCAATAAACAGCTAACCGATTTTCATACCTGTATTGAGCACAAAGTGCCGCACTGCAATAGCAACGAAATTTTCCGCGGTATTATTGGTGATAGCGCACGAGCTGTTTTTAATGGCCGTATTCACATTCATAAAGATGCGCAAAAAACCTTGGCTGAATTAAGCAATAAAAACCTACTTACCAGCGAAAAGGCCGAGGTTAACACCAAGCCCGAACTAGAAATTTATGCCGATGATGTACGTTGCGCGCACGGTGCAACCATTGCAAAAATAGACCCTCTTGCTATGCATTATTTACGTACGCGCGGTATTAGCAAAGACGAAGCGCAGGTAATGCTGAGCTTTGGTTTTATTAATGAGTTAATTGAGCAGTTAGGTAACGAAGCTATTGTGACTTACTTGCGCCCTGTTATTGCTGGGCGTTTCGCAAAAGATCCCGCGTTAGTCGAGCATTTATTAACCCCCATTGATGAGCGCTAAAGGTATGGTAATGGATTTTGATGTGAATGCTGTGCGGGCGCAGTTCCCGATATTAAACCAAATGGTTAACGGTTCGCCGCTAGTGTATTTGGATAGCGCAGCGACAACACAAAAGCCGCAATCGGTGATTGATGCTATCACCGATTATTACACGGGTTACAACTCAAATGTGCACCGCGGTGCACATGCCTTAGCAGATAAAGCCACCATTGCTTTTGAAGCAGTACGCCAAAAAGTAGCGGCTTTTATCAATAGCCCAGCGCCAGAACAAGTGCTTTGGACGCGCGGTACGACCGAGTCAATCAATTTGGTGGCGCATTCGTGGGGCGATAGCCACATAGGCGAAGGCGATGTCATTTTGGTGTCTGAGCTAGAGCACCACGCAAATATTGTACCTTGGCAAATATTAGCGCAGAAAAAAGGCGCTAAAGTTGTACCAATTCCGCTAACAGATGCGGGTGATATCGATCAGCAAGCTTTTACTGCGTTGTTGACCGATAAGGTGAAGTTGCTGGCAGTAAGCCATGTCTCTAACGCTTTAGGCAGTGTGAACCCGGTTAAAGCCATGGTGGCGCAAGCAAAAGAAAAAGGCATTACAACTTTGCTTGATGGGGCGCAAGCGGTAGCGCATTTCCCGATTGATGTGCAAGCGTTGGGCTGTGACTTTTATGTGTTTAGTGGCCATAAATTATTTGGCCCCACGGGTATTGGTGTTTTGTGGGGGCAAAAAGAATTATTAGCGAGCATGCCGCCTTACCAAGGTGGTGGCGAAATGATTGAGACTGTCAGCTTCGAGGGTACAACCTTTAATGGCTTGCCATTTAAGTTCGAAGCTGGAACGCCGCACATTGAAGGTGTAATTGGTTTTGGGGCGGCGATAGATTTTCTTGCAACTTTAAATCATGAGCAAGTTGCCGCTCACGAAGCAGATTTAATGGCTTACATTATCGAGCAGGCAAAAGCGTGTACAGGTTTAACGCTTATTGGTCAGGCTGCCCATCAAGCAGGTGCCTTTAGCTTTTTACTGGAGGGCGCGCACCCTGCCGATGTAGGCATGTTACTGGACCAGCAGGGCATAGCTGTGCGCACGGGTCATCATTGCGCGCAACCGCTAATGAGCCGGTTTAATATACCAGGCACTGTGCGTGCTTCTTTGTCTATTTACAATACGCGCGATGATATTGATCGTTTATTTGCGGGCTTAGAAAAAGCCAAGCAGTTTTTACTATAAGCGACTTAAAGCGTGCTTTAGGTTTGCTCGGAGGGTTGTCTTATGACAGAGCCAAGTAATACATCAACAGCGGTACCTGTAACATCTCCAGCAGCGGGAGTACAAAGCTTTTCGTCTGCCGATGTTTTAACGGTTACCGAAACAGCGGCAGAGCATTTTGCTCGGGTGTTGGCTAAATCTGGCAAAAAAGCCATTCGGGTTACCTTAAAAGAGGCCGGCTGTACTGGCTTTAAATATGTGATTGATGAAGTCGATGAGCAAGAATCTGGTGATATAAAAAAGTCGCTGCCAAATGGTACCGCTTTGTATATAGACCCTAAACACATTGGGGCTTTACAAGGCACCGTTATCGATTTCACAATTCAGGGCGTTAATAAAAACTTGGTGATTAATAATCCCAATGTGAAAGATGCCTGCGGTTGTGGCGAGAGCTTTAGTGTTTAGCGGTATCTTTGCATTACGCTAAAACTCAAACGTAAAAAGTGTTATAGAACCGCTAGCGGTTAATGTTGGTAAGAATATGTCTGAACAAAGAATGGTATCGACCGTGCGAGATTGCCCTGGTCGACTTGTGCCAGTGGGTGATGTGGTGACTATTCCCGCCCATAACTTCGTTACTATTACACAGTCATTGGGCGGCAATTATACTGTTGTTTATCAGGGTAATATGATTCGTGTAGATGGGACTGATGCCGATGCATTAGGGTTGGAAAAATACGAATTGAGCTTTGATGATGCAGGTGATGGTCAAATACACGAAGAGCAGGTCTGGCAAGCTCTAGAAACCGTATACGACCCCGAAATCCCCGTAAATTTAAAAAGCTTGGGCTTGATTTATAGTGTGAATGTCGACCAAGAAACAGGCGAGGTCGATATTGAAATGACATTGACTGCGCCCGGTTGCGGCATGGGGCCTGTACTGGTTGGTGATGTGGAATATCGCGTTGCGTTAGTGCCTAATGTTAAAAAGGTTAACGTAAAGCTGATATTTTACCCACCGTGGAGCCGCGAGATGATGAGCGAGGAAGCGCAATTGGAAACGGGGTTGTTTTTCTAATGACAATTGAATTAGCCAATGCGGCGCCTACGGCCTTTGGTGTAACCATTAGTGCTGAAGATATTTTAGATTCCCTATCATTTTTTGATACATGGGAGGAACGGTACAAATATATTATTGATCTTGGTAAAGAAATCCCCGCGATGGATGCAGCGCTAAAAACCGACGATCAATTGATTCGCGGCTGCCAAAGCCAGGTGTGGATTCAAGAATATATTTTTGAAGGCAGGCTCTGCTTTTTGGTCGATAGCGATGCTTTTATTGTTAAAGGTTTGCTGGGTGTTGTACTCGCAGCTTATAACAATAAAGCACCCTCAGAGATTATCGCTTTTGATATCGACCAGTATTTCGAGGCGTTGGGTTTACTTAAGCATCTAAGCCCAACGCGCGGTAGCGGCATGAGGGCAATGGTTGCCCGCATTCAAGAAGTTGCAAAAGGCGCGTAAGCGCCTTTTTTGTGGGAGCGTTTATGAATGCGAGTAATGCGGTTGTCGTGAATGATTATGCTGAAGCTGAACAGACGGTAAGTCATCACTTTAACGATGTTGTTTATATGTCGCAATTGCGCGATCACATGGTTAAGTTTGCGGCGACTCAGTTGCCCGATAAGGCAATTGCCGAAGATCTAGTACAAGATGCTTTGCTTGGGGCAGTAAAAAACTTACAGCACTTTTCTGGGCGGGCCGCTTTTAGAAGTTGGGTGTTTGCGATTCTAAAAAATAAAATGGTGGATTTTTTCCGGCGGCAGGGCCGGGCGCCTAAGACAGAATCTTTAGACTTTGAAGACAATTTTAAAGATGATGGCCATTGGCAAGACCAGGCAATGCCACAGGTTTGGCAATGCCCTGAAAACGGTCTAAAACAACAACAGTTTATGCAGGTGCTTGAGTTGTGTCTTAATAAGCTACCGGCACGCCAGGCACGTGTTTTTATGATGCGTGAATTTTTAGGTTTAAGTACATTAGAAATCTGCGGGCAAGTGGGCATTACAGAAACTAACCTTAATGCCATGTTGTGCCGCGCAAGAACAGCATTGCAACAGTGCCTGTCGACCCATTGGCTAGATACTGCTAGCCCTCAAAAAACGGGTTTTGAGCGCTTTTTTAAACGGAGCGCGCAATGATTAGTTGTCGTAGAGCTTCAGAGCTTTCTTCGCTGGCGCAAGATCAACCCTTGACGCTCTCGCAAAAAATGCAAATGAAAACGCACCTTTTAATGTGTCGCGCATGCCGCAATTTCTCTAAGAATATGGGAAGTTTAACGAACGCGATGGAAGCCTTTAGGGGTGATGGTGAAAAACCAAGCGGCCGCAGCGCGAAACCAGAAAAAAATAAGGGTTAGCGTGCCGTTTTTTGTTGACTCGAACAAACAGCTCGTTGTTCTGGTCTAATAATCTCGGACACATAGTTAGGTGGTATTCTACAGATATAGGAGTATCACATGAGCAAGAAACGACCGGTATTTAGCCCAGAATTCAAGCGAGAGGCGGCAGAGCTTGTCACCGAGAAAGGCTACAGTATTCTTGAGGCCTGCGAGGCGCGTGGGGTTAGCGAAAGTGCGCTAAGGCGGTGGGTTGATCAGCTCACGAAAGAGCTATCGGGCCAAACGCCAGAAGGAGCAAAGGCCTTAACAGCAGAACATCAAGAAATCCAGAGGCTAAAAGCTAAGATTAAAGACTTGGAAGAGGATAATGAAATCCTAAAAAAGGCCACAGCTCTTTTTGCGACACACGACAAGGAAAGATCGAAGTTATCGCGTCGTTAAGAGAGCAATATTCGGTGAGCAAACTGCTTAAGCTCTATGACGTTAGAGCGAGTACATTTTATGACGCTCAGGCGAGGGGTGAGTGCGAGCATGATAAATACTCTGAATTACGTTTGCAGGTTAGAGATAAGCATGCCCTGAGTTATGGCTCAGCCGGTCAGCGGATGCTTATTGAATTATTAAAGTCCGAAGAAATATCAACAACGCGCTATATGATGCGTAAAATCATGCGTGAAGAAGGTTTAGTCAGTAAGCAGCGCCGTAAAAAGCCTTACCCGAAGGGTGGTGATACCTCTCTGATTGCCCCAAACTTACTCACGAGTCAGTTCGATGTAACATCCATTAATCGTTGGTGGAGTGGCGATATTACTTATGTGTGGACACAACAAGGCTGGGTATATTTAGCGGTCGTGATTGATTTGATGAGCCGTAGAGTGATTGCTCATGAAGTGTCGAGCAGTCCAAATAGCCAATTGACGGCAGCCGTTTTTAATCGCGCTTTTGAATCAAGGGGGCAACCCCAAAACGTTGTTTTCCACTCAGATCAAGGCTGCCAATATAGCAGCGCAGAATTTCAACATTGCCTAAAAAATAAAGGCGTTAAACAAAGTATGAGCCGAAGAGGTAATTGTTGGGATAATGCCCCGACAGAGCGATTTTTCGGTTCGTATAAATCCGAAAGAATGCCGAAGTTGGGCTACGAAAATATTGACGATGCACTGGCTGATATCAATCATTATATTGATTACTATTACAACTGCGTCAGGCCGCATACCGCTAATAATGGCCTGCCTCCCATTGAGGCGGAGTACCACGCAGTACCGACAACAATGAAAGTTAACTAAAACCACCTAATGCAATGTCCGGTTTTAGTTGACCAGAACACGTAACCCTTTTGCATTATTAAAAGAAAGACTTCTTTTGTTTTCTCAGATATTGAGCAACCATTATTTGTTCGGCTTGCTCTGCCATTTCGGCGGCGCTTTTGCCGTCTTTATTTCTTCTGTTTGTGTCAGCGCCGTTTTCTACTAATAGTTTTGCGGTAGGAAGGTGCCCTGCTTGCGCTGCAAGCATAAGTGGGGTCAGGCTAATGTTATTCCTTGCTGTAACATCGGCTCCGCGTTTAAGTAATTGTGCCGCGATAACATCATTGCCATTTTGAGCGGCCAGCATAAGCGGGGTATTGCCTTGCTTGTTGGCTTGGTTGATGATGCTGGCCGGCAGCATGAGTTGCTGGGCAATTGCAGCACTACCTTTTTTGCTGGCTATAGCCAGTGGTGTATTGCCTTCGCTATCGGTTAATGTTGTGTCTGCTCTGGCACCAATTAAAATGCCGACGGCGGTGTTTTGTTCTTTGGCGACAGCCAACCAAAGTGCTGTGCGTTGTAAATTATCGGTGGCATTAATGTTGGCGTTTTTAGCGAGAAGCGCTTTGAGTAAATCAACATCGCCCGATTCGGCAGCCCACATAATTGGTGTTTTATTGTCGTGTAGCTCGTTAATGTTGTTGGTGTAGGCAAGTAAGCTTTGGGCTATGGCTTGGTGTCCTTTGCGCGCAGCAATATTTATTAGCGGTTCTAGCCCTTTTGGCCGAGTCACATCGGCGCTGTGTTCAAGTAGGGTGGTTACAATTTCTGTGTGGTTATCTTGTACGGCAAGCGATATCGCGGTGTCGCCTTCGGGGGTTGTGGCGTTAACATTGGCGCCGTGGCTAATTAGCGTATCAACAATATCTAGGTGGCCATGCCATGCCGCGCGCATAAGGGGTGTTAAGTTACCATCATCGGTGGCATCAATGCTTTGGCTTAGCGTATTGCTATTTTTCAATAGCAATTCTACGTGCTTTAGTTGCCCGCGCCAGGCGGCAATGTTCAGTGGCGGCCAGTTTTGGAATGGGTTGTTGCCATCGTTAACAATTTCGCTATTGAGCGCGATATTCTTTGCTAATTCTGTATCGGTAAGTTCTGAGCGAAATTCCGCGATGGCTTCGAGGTGGCCTGCGTTGGCACCATTTTCTTTTAATAATTGCCGTAGCTCGTCGCTGTCGGCGTAATCGAGGACGGTAAATAATTTTTTGTTTTCGGTATTAATATTGGCTTTGCGTGCAAGCAGTAGTTTTACTAGCTCAATATTTTGTTGGTTGGTGGCGTGATGCAACGGGGTGTTTTGCAGGTTGTCCTGTGCGTTGATGTTAGCGCCGTTTTTAATAAGCTGCTCGGCAGTAACGTCGCGACCATTTTTTATGGCAAAAATTAACGGGGTATCGCCTAAGCTATTTTTTTTATTGCTGGATGCGCCAAGTTTTAGCAGTAAGTTTATAGCGGCGGTATTGTTTCTGTCGATGGCGTAAATTAGGGGGGTATTGCCGCTATTGCTATCAATGCTATCGATCAGTGTCTTTTGTGCGCTGTTTGAGAGCGATGCCTCGAGTGCCTGTAAATCGTTAACGCGAATTAGGTTGATAATGTCGCTTACGCTTTGTGTTTTGGTGAATTGTATCGCTTGGCCTTTTAAATTTTCGAGTCTTTGTGCTGCTTTTTGCTCGCCTTGCGCTAGGGCTTGTTCGTACCAGTGGGCTGCCTGCTCGGTATTTTTTGCGGTGCCTTTACCTGTTTCGTGGTACAGGCCGAGTGTGTAGCTGGCTTTAGCGTGATTTTGTTGCGCGGCTTTTGTTAGCCAAAATGCGCTTTTTTCGTAATTGCGGGCCACACCTTGGCCGCTATTGTAAAGCGATCCAAGTAAATATTGCGCCTCACCGTCGCCAGTTTTGGCAAGTTCGATGAGTTGGTGCTCTGCGGTATCGAATTGCTTGGTGCGAATAGATAGGCGGGCATCTTCCAGTGTTAGGGCTAAAGTGGTGCTGGCCATAGTGCAGCTTAACGTTAGCACCGCGGCTTGGCAGAGGGTATTTAGTCGCAATTGCTGGTGGAGCTTGAGGTTATTCTTGGCCATGTTTTGTTTCTACCTCAATTCCAAGTTTTTCTAGGAAGGGCGTTGGCAGTATACCGCCGGCACAAACGATGACGGCATCATTTTTAATTTGCGTGAGTGTTCCGTCGCTTTCGATAGTTACATCAGTATCGGTAATATCTTTGACGTTGGACTGGAGCAAAATAGAGAGTTTATTCTGCTGGGCTAAAGTATTGGCAAGCTCGCGGTTTTTTTGTTTCGCGCGGTCAAAGCCTTTGCCTCGGTATGAAAGGGTAACGCGGGTGCCCGCTTCTTGTGCAATGCTGGTTGCAGCCTCTAGTGCGCTATCGCCACCGCCCACAACTAATACGTGCTGACCTTCGTATTGCGCAGGGTCAATTAGGCGGTAAACCACCTTGCTTAGTTCTTCACCTTTCACGCCTAGTTTGCGAGGGGTGCCTCGTCGGCCTAAGCACAGCAATAAGCAGCGGCTGCTGTATTTTCCTTTGGTGGTCTCAATGCTAAAGCCGCTATTGCCGTCGTGTGGTATAGCGCTTTCTAGGCGTTCGTTAAAGTTAATATCTAGCTCTTGGTCTTGGATAATCTCTTGCCACATTTCTAGGAGCGCTTCTTTTGATGTTTCCTTGAGCTTTACTTTGCCAACTAAGGGGAGATCGACTGGCGCTGTCATAATCATTTTGCGGCGCGGGTAGTGGGCGACTGTGCCGCCGAGTGAGTCTTGTTCGAGTATCAAAAACTTAAGCCCTTGCTTTTTAGCGGCTAGTGCAGAGGCAATGCCCGCTGGGCCGGCGCCAACAATAATTAAGTCGTACTGCTCTGAATGTTTAGCGGATGTGACTTTACTAATGCCGTTTACCGCTTGAATACCTTGTTCGATGGCGTTGCGAATAAGGCCCATGCCACCCAGTTCCCCGGCAATAAACATTCCTGGTACGTTAGTTTCAAAGGTGGGGGTTAAAATGGGGATATCCATGCCGCGCTTTTCGGTACCAAAAACGAGAGTTATGGCCTCGAAGGGGCAGGCGGTTTTACAGGCGCCGTGGCCAATGCAGTTTGCGGGCTCTACCAATTCGGCTTTGCCGTTGATTAGCCCGAGAATGTCGCCTTCTGGGCATGCGCGGGTACAGGCACCGCAACCTAGGCATTTATTAGGGTCGATGACTGGGTGCAAGCTGGCGGGCTCTGTAAGCCCAGCTTCGATAGATTCTAGCTTTTTAATAGCTGCTTTTTGGTGCTTGCGACTTTTATAGAGCCAATATGCTACCCATACAACTAGCATGGGTAAGGCATATACCGCTAACTCAATGTAATTCATAAACATCCTAAAATTGGAGCGTGGGGGAAAATACCCCTTAAAATTCTTATGTCGACGCGCTGCAGTGTGCAGTGAAGTAAATATTGTTCATCGCGCATGCGCAGATGTCCATAGTTTTAACAGCGTTTGGTTCGCTATTGTGCGGAAGGTTTACCATGCTTGGTCGTCCCGCTACCATCTGGGCGCTATATGTGTAGGATACGCGCAATAATATTTGTTATTCGTGCGTTTGTTCTCGTTATGACGCAATGTCCGCGTTTTTACAACGCCCCCATCTAGTGTAACCTACACTGTTTTTAATTGTGCCTCTATTGGGCCATTTATACGCATAAGTTTTAGTTGTGGTTTTTTTTTAACTCTAAGGGCCATAATTGTTATTTGTTGTATTGCGTTAACCTTGAGATATCCGAAATGAACATATTTCCTGCCAGTAATATCGTTTTGAGTACAGCGATGTTGTGTTTGCTGGTTGGTGCTGTTAAAGCTACAGCAACCGAACCCACAAATACCGCGTCAAAAATTGCTTCTGTTGAGCAGTTGCTTAATGGTTTAAAGACCCGTTTAAACGCGCAGCCCGACGATGTTAAAGGGTGGGTTTTATTAGCGAAGTCATATCACCATTTGGGGTATCGCGAAGAGGCAACCCAGGCGGCGGCTAAAGCGCGTGAGCTGGGCTTTGCCGGTGAAATACTGCCCTTACCCAGCGGCCATCCTGTGGTTAGCCCTGAAAAATCGACAGGTTCGGTAAAATCTAAAAAGTACCACCATCAGGGTTTTGTAGGCAGTGATGCAGGTTCTTATGTTTCTTCTTTTTTTGCTGAGCAAGAAAAACAGCAAGCGCCAGTGAATCCCTCTGAGGCGACTAAAGAGGCCGCCAAATGAGAGTTGATGATTCTTCCTCAGATATCGAGAGCATCGATAACCCCTCTGCGATTAAGCGTTTTCGCTTATTTACCGTACGCAAAGCCTTCACCTTAACGGTGTTTGCGCTGCTTATTGTGGGCTGGCGCTTGCGCTCTGAGTATTTAATTTCTGCCGAATATGGCTTGGGATACGCCTTGGGTATTGTTGGCGCATCACTAATGCTGTTGTT
Protein-coding regions in this window:
- the sufB gene encoding Fe-S cluster assembly protein SufB, encoding MSQEQIDDAISKEYAAGFVSNIESDTLAAGLTEDVIRFISAKKNEPEWMLEWRLKAYNVWLEMDEPEWAHVDYPNIDFNEISYYSAPKSMADGPKSLDEVDPDLIDTYNKLGIPLHEQQMLAGVAVDAVFDSVSVATTFRENLKEAGVIFCPISEAVHEYPELIKKYLGTVVPVKDNFYSALNCAVFSDGSFVYIPKGVKCPMELSTYFRINEAKTGQFERTLIIADEGSEVSYLEGCTAPMRDENQLHAAVVELVCLDNAKIKYSTVQNWYPGDAEGKGGIYNFVTKRGIAHTNARISWTQVETGSAVTWKYPSCILKGDNSVGEFYSVALTNNYQQADTGTKMIHLGKNTRSTIISKGISAGKSSNAYRGLVRFNAGADGARNFTQCDSLLIGSECAAHTFPYIESKNPNAVVEHEATTSKVSEDQLYLCKQRGIDAEKAVSMIVNGFCKEVFKELPMEFAVEAGKLLEVSLEGSVG
- the sufD gene encoding Fe-S cluster assembly protein SufD; the encoded protein is MTAVSQHSAIEQGLALATETSVHSATQTRAREAWAQSPWPTRKTEAWKYTPVKAIADGNFIAPPASPPVTEGVADIFAIDGLNALDLVFVDGQFQASLSTDLTALPAGLSVIALADASEQVRSQYFNKAAGEHATLFGELNTAAIREGFVVEVAKNADIKQPIHIVNVATQAQACMATARVLWLQAPSSRATLVEHFTSCEGSKVLTNSITEFFVGENAECNHYRLHLESEENLHIGGVYSQIEKSARLNSFYLAMGANLQRVDVVTQFEGEGAEAINNGVYLPRNKQLTDFHTCIEHKVPHCNSNEIFRGIIGDSARAVFNGRIHIHKDAQKTLAELSNKNLLTSEKAEVNTKPELEIYADDVRCAHGATIAKIDPLAMHYLRTRGISKDEAQVMLSFGFINELIEQLGNEAIVTYLRPVIAGRFAKDPALVEHLLTPIDER
- a CDS encoding aminotransferase class V-fold PLP-dependent enzyme, whose protein sequence is MDFDVNAVRAQFPILNQMVNGSPLVYLDSAATTQKPQSVIDAITDYYTGYNSNVHRGAHALADKATIAFEAVRQKVAAFINSPAPEQVLWTRGTTESINLVAHSWGDSHIGEGDVILVSELEHHANIVPWQILAQKKGAKVVPIPLTDAGDIDQQAFTALLTDKVKLLAVSHVSNALGSVNPVKAMVAQAKEKGITTLLDGAQAVAHFPIDVQALGCDFYVFSGHKLFGPTGIGVLWGQKELLASMPPYQGGGEMIETVSFEGTTFNGLPFKFEAGTPHIEGVIGFGAAIDFLATLNHEQVAAHEADLMAYIIEQAKACTGLTLIGQAAHQAGAFSFLLEGAHPADVGMLLDQQGIAVRTGHHCAQPLMSRFNIPGTVRASLSIYNTRDDIDRLFAGLEKAKQFLL
- a CDS encoding HesB/IscA family protein, with the translated sequence MTEPSNTSTAVPVTSPAAGVQSFSSADVLTVTETAAEHFARVLAKSGKKAIRVTLKEAGCTGFKYVIDEVDEQESGDIKKSLPNGTALYIDPKHIGALQGTVIDFTIQGVNKNLVINNPNVKDACGCGESFSV
- the sufT gene encoding putative Fe-S cluster assembly protein SufT, producing MSEQRMVSTVRDCPGRLVPVGDVVTIPAHNFVTITQSLGGNYTVVYQGNMIRVDGTDADALGLEKYELSFDDAGDGQIHEEQVWQALETVYDPEIPVNLKSLGLIYSVNVDQETGEVDIEMTLTAPGCGMGPVLVGDVEYRVALVPNVKKVNVKLIFYPPWSREMMSEEAQLETGLFF
- a CDS encoding SufE family protein, yielding MTIELANAAPTAFGVTISAEDILDSLSFFDTWEERYKYIIDLGKEIPAMDAALKTDDQLIRGCQSQVWIQEYIFEGRLCFLVDSDAFIVKGLLGVVLAAYNNKAPSEIIAFDIDQYFEALGLLKHLSPTRGSGMRAMVARIQEVAKGA
- a CDS encoding sigma-70 family RNA polymerase sigma factor — encoded protein: MNASNAVVVNDYAEAEQTVSHHFNDVVYMSQLRDHMVKFAATQLPDKAIAEDLVQDALLGAVKNLQHFSGRAAFRSWVFAILKNKMVDFFRRQGRAPKTESLDFEDNFKDDGHWQDQAMPQVWQCPENGLKQQQFMQVLELCLNKLPARQARVFMMREFLGLSTLEICGQVGITETNLNAMLCRARTALQQCLSTHWLDTASPQKTGFERFFKRSAQ
- a CDS encoding zf-HC2 domain-containing protein — encoded protein: MISCRRASELSSLAQDQPLTLSQKMQMKTHLLMCRACRNFSKNMGSLTNAMEAFRGDGEKPSGRSAKPEKNKG
- a CDS encoding transposase; the encoded protein is MSKKRPVFSPEFKREAAELVTEKGYSILEACEARGVSESALRRWVDQLTKELSGQTPEGAKALTAEHQEIQRLKAKIKDLEEDNEILKKATALFATHDKERSKLSRR